One Coffea arabica cultivar ET-39 chromosome 5e, Coffea Arabica ET-39 HiFi, whole genome shotgun sequence DNA segment encodes these proteins:
- the LOC140006625 gene encoding epoxide hydrolase 2-like isoform X2, producing MHVAEIGSGPAVVFLHRFLEIWHSWWHQMLAVANGGFRAAALDFRGYGLSQVPAEPEEKTFKDLVDDLLEILDSFELQKEPEGQKKTVGLILRQWLRTYTFSSLVVSCK from the exons ATGCATGTTGCAGAGATTGGATCAG GTCCTGCAGTGGTTTTCCTACACAGGTTTCTGGAAATATGGCATTCATGGTGGCATCAGATGCTTGCAGTAGCCAACGGCGGATTTCGGGCAGCAGCACTAGATTTCAGAGGCTATGGACTTTCTCAAGTGCCTGCAGAACCAGAAGAGAAAACTTTCAAGGACCTTGTGGATGAtcttctggaaattcttgattcTTTTGAGCTTCAGAAG GAACCAGAAGGGCAGAAAAAGACTGTCGGTTTGATACTAAGACAGTGGTTAAGAACATATACATTCTCTTCACTGGTAGTGAGTTGCAAGTAG
- the LOC140006625 gene encoding epoxide hydrolase 2-like isoform X1, with translation MHVAEIGSGPAVVFLHRFLEIWHSWWHQMLAVANGGFRAAALDFRGYGLSQVPAEPEEKTFKDLVDDLLEILDSFELQKVFLVGKDFVAVVVYHFALLHQDGISTCNTGPAIPAFGS, from the exons ATGCATGTTGCAGAGATTGGATCAG GTCCTGCAGTGGTTTTCCTACACAGGTTTCTGGAAATATGGCATTCATGGTGGCATCAGATGCTTGCAGTAGCCAACGGCGGATTTCGGGCAGCAGCACTAGATTTCAGAGGCTATGGACTTTCTCAAGTGCCTGCAGAACCAGAAGAGAAAACTTTCAAGGACCTTGTGGATGAtcttctggaaattcttgattcTTTTGAGCTTCAGAAG GTTTTTCTTGTGGGAAAGGATTTCGTTGCTGTAGTAGTTTATCATTTTGCACTCCTTCACCAAGACGGTATCAGCACTTGTAACACTGGGCCTGCCATTCCTGCCTTTGGGTCCTGA
- the LOC140006624 gene encoding epoxide hydrolase 3-like produces MEMIRHNHVNVRGLKLHVAETGTGPAVVFLHGFPEIWYSWRHQMIAVANAGFRAIAPDFRGYGLSEVPAEPEKATFRDLVDDTLAILDSFELQKVFLVGKDFGARVVHHFALLHQDRVAALVTVGVPFMTTGPESSLDFLPKGFYMLRWREPGRAEQDFGRFDIKTVVKNIYILFSGSDLQVAREDQEIMDLVDPSTPLPPWFSEEDLTNYANLYEKSGFQTALQVPYRTWLEGDGVENPRISVPALLIMGEKDYALKFASLGEYISSGKVKEYVPELEITFLPEGTHFVQEQFPDKVNQLLLTFLNKHK; encoded by the exons ATGGAAATGATCCGGCATAACCATGTGAATGTTAGGGGTCTGAAACTTCATGTTGCAGAGACTGGAACAG GTCCTGCTGTGGTTTTCTTACATGGGTTTCCAGAAATTTGGTATTCATGGAGGCATCAGATGATAGCAGTGGCTAACGCTGGATTTCGAGCAATAGCACCTGATTTCAGAGGTTATGGACTTTCTGAAGTGCCTGCAGAGCCAGAAAAGGCAACATTCAGGGACCTTGTGGACGACACTCTCGCAATTCTTGATTCTTTTGAGCTCCAGAAG GTTTTTCTTGTGGGAAAGGATTTTGGAGCCCGAGTAGTTCACCATTTTGCACTCCTTCACCAAGACAGGGTTGCAGCACTTGTGACAGTGGGTGTGCCATTCATGACTACCGGTCCAGAATCTTCTCTGGATTTCCTGCCGAAGGGATTCTATATGTTGAGATGGAGG GAACCAGGGAGGGCTGAACAAGATTTTGGCAGGTTTGATATCAAGACAGTGGTGAAGAACATATATATTCTCTTCTCAGGAAGTGACTTACAAGTAGCTAGAGAAGACCAGGAGATAATGGACTTGGTTGATCCTTCTACACCACTACCCCCTTGGTTTAGTGAAGAAGATCTTACTAACTATGCAAACCTATACGAGAAATCTGGTTTCCAAACTGCATTGCAGGTCCCATACAG AACTTGGTTAGAAGGGGATGGAGTTGAAAATCCCAGGATCAGTGTCCCCGCCCTGCTGATAATGGGAGAAAAGGACTATGCCTTGAAGTTTGCAAGTCTAGGAGAATACATAAGTAGTGGAAAGGTCAAAGAATATGTTCCTGAGCTGGAGATAACTTTCTTGCCAGAGGGAACCCACTTTGTTCAAGAGCAATTTCCTGACAAGGTGAACCAGCTTCTGCTGACCTTCCTGAATAAGCATAAATGA